The following coding sequences lie in one Psychrobacter arenosus genomic window:
- the murA gene encoding UDP-N-acetylglucosamine 1-carboxyvinyltransferase produces the protein MDQFLITGTGRISGEVTISGAKNAALPLLAAMILAETPTTLHNVPSLQDVTTLIKLISGMGIVISKEGNTVTCNTKTIDSFYAPYDLVKTMRASILVLGPLLARFGEAEVSLPGGCAIGSRPVDQHLQAFEAMGAEIIVENGYVKAKAPKGGKLIGCEYSFDMVTVGGTENVIMAAALAKGTTRLENCAREPEVVDLANMLVAMGAKIDGIGTANMTIEGVESLHGCEYSVVPDRIETGSYLAGALMTEGDVLTKHTRPELLLPVLKKFEAMGAVITTGEDWIRAQMKGRPLPVDIRTQPHPGFPTDMQAQLMAVCCLADGTSTIIENIFENRYMHVPELERMGANIKVDGHTAIVKGVEKFEAAPVMATDLRASMSLVMAAATAEGKSLIDRIYHIDRGYEDVENKLRGLGVKIERVSNKD, from the coding sequence ATGGATCAATTTTTAATTACTGGTACCGGCCGTATTTCCGGTGAAGTCACTATTTCTGGCGCCAAAAACGCGGCGTTGCCATTGCTAGCGGCTATGATTTTGGCAGAGACCCCGACGACTTTGCACAATGTGCCCTCACTACAAGATGTGACGACGCTTATCAAATTGATCTCGGGCATGGGTATTGTGATTAGCAAAGAAGGCAATACGGTCACGTGTAATACCAAAACTATCGATAGTTTCTACGCCCCGTATGACTTAGTGAAGACGATGCGTGCCTCTATCTTAGTATTGGGCCCACTACTAGCGCGTTTTGGCGAAGCGGAAGTATCATTACCTGGCGGTTGTGCTATTGGCTCACGTCCGGTCGATCAGCATTTGCAAGCATTTGAAGCGATGGGTGCTGAAATCATCGTAGAAAATGGCTATGTCAAAGCTAAAGCTCCTAAAGGTGGCAAGCTAATCGGTTGTGAATACAGTTTTGATATGGTGACAGTAGGCGGTACTGAAAACGTTATTATGGCGGCAGCACTGGCTAAAGGTACTACCCGTTTAGAGAACTGCGCACGTGAGCCAGAAGTCGTGGATTTGGCGAATATGCTAGTCGCGATGGGTGCTAAAATTGATGGTATTGGCACTGCAAACATGACTATCGAAGGCGTTGAGTCTTTACACGGGTGTGAGTATTCGGTAGTTCCTGACCGCATCGAGACTGGCTCTTATCTAGCAGGCGCCTTGATGACTGAAGGCGACGTGTTAACCAAACATACCCGTCCAGAACTGTTGCTACCCGTCTTGAAAAAGTTTGAAGCGATGGGTGCGGTTATTACTACAGGTGAGGATTGGATTCGCGCGCAAATGAAAGGCCGTCCTTTACCAGTAGATATCCGTACGCAGCCGCATCCAGGTTTCCCAACCGACATGCAAGCCCAGTTAATGGCAGTTTGTTGTTTAGCGGATGGTACCAGTACGATTATCGAAAATATCTTCGAAAACCGTTACATGCACGTACCTGAGCTTGAGCGAATGGGCGCAAATATTAAAGTAGACGGCCATACCGCTATCGTTAAAGGTGTGGAAAAATTTGAAGCGGCACCAGTCATGGCGACCGATTTACGCGCGTCTATGTCACTCGTTATGGCGGCGGCTACTGCTGAAGGTAAGAGCTTGATCGACCGTATTTACCATATCGACCGCGGTTATGAAGATGTTGAAAATAAACTGCGTGGCTTAGGCGTCAAAATCGAGCGTGTGAGTAATAAAGATTAG
- the rsmI gene encoding 16S rRNA (cytidine(1402)-2'-O)-methyltransferase, whose product MPACLYIVATPIGNIDDMTPRAINTLKAVDIIACEDTRTSGKLLSHFNIDSQTWAYHEHNSEIQTPKIIEMIQRGHPIALISDAGTPLVSDPGFQLVQAAHEAGVKVVPVAGVSAAIAALSVAGLPSDRFSFIGFLPAKTHGRQKQLEGVKDNTETLIFYEAPHRILASLADMITVFGSARPVTYCRELTKTFETVRKTTLSELSEFVANDPNQQKGEIVLVVGGQPKADNENLEQHDDLLKRLLEDLSVKKAAALASDLTGVKKNALYQRLLELTS is encoded by the coding sequence ATCCCCGCCTGCCTATATATCGTCGCCACCCCTATTGGCAATATCGATGACATGACGCCGCGCGCTATTAATACCCTTAAAGCTGTCGATATCATTGCTTGCGAAGACACCCGAACTTCAGGCAAATTATTAAGCCATTTCAATATTGATAGCCAGACTTGGGCTTATCATGAGCACAATAGTGAAATACAAACGCCCAAAATTATAGAGATGATTCAACGCGGTCACCCCATCGCTTTGATTAGTGATGCCGGTACGCCTTTGGTCAGTGACCCTGGGTTTCAATTGGTACAAGCCGCCCATGAAGCAGGCGTGAAAGTCGTCCCTGTAGCTGGCGTTAGTGCTGCTATCGCCGCGTTATCGGTCGCTGGTCTGCCTTCGGACCGCTTTAGTTTTATTGGCTTTTTACCTGCCAAAACCCACGGCCGCCAAAAGCAGCTCGAAGGGGTCAAAGACAATACCGAAACCTTGATATTTTATGAAGCGCCGCACCGTATTCTAGCCAGTCTAGCGGATATGATTACCGTATTCGGTAGCGCGCGCCCCGTGACCTATTGTCGCGAGTTGACTAAGACCTTTGAGACCGTAAGAAAAACCACGTTAAGTGAGTTGAGCGAGTTTGTCGCGAATGACCCTAACCAACAAAAAGGCGAAATTGTCCTCGTCGTTGGCGGGCAACCGAAAGCCGATAATGAAAATTTAGAGCAGCACGATGATTTGCTAAAACGGTTATTAGAAGACTTATCCGTGAAAAAGGCTGCTGCCTTAGCGTCTGATCTTACTGGGGTGAAAAAGAATGCTTTATACCAACGCTTGCTCGAGCTCACCAGTTAA
- the hisG gene encoding ATP phosphoribosyltransferase, whose protein sequence is MTESNELLNQADNDFNGLTLALSKGRILKETLPLLKAAGIELLEDVEASRKLIFPTSHPDVRVLILRASDVPTYVEHGAADFGVAGKDVLLEHSTSHIYELLDLEIAQCKLMTAGIKGAELPNRRLRVATKYVNVARAYFASQGQQVDVIKLYGSMELAPLVGLGDLIVDVVDTGNTLRANGLEPLEHICDVSSRLIVNPVSYKRKFALLEPILESFKTTIAAKA, encoded by the coding sequence ATGACTGAATCGAACGAGCTGCTTAACCAAGCCGATAATGACTTTAATGGTCTCACCTTGGCGCTGTCTAAAGGCCGTATTCTTAAAGAAACTTTGCCACTGCTTAAAGCGGCCGGTATCGAATTATTAGAAGACGTTGAAGCGTCACGTAAGCTTATTTTTCCGACTTCGCATCCGGATGTGCGCGTGCTTATTTTACGCGCTAGTGATGTGCCCACCTACGTTGAACACGGCGCAGCGGACTTTGGGGTAGCGGGCAAAGACGTGCTGCTTGAGCACAGTACTAGCCATATCTATGAACTGCTGGATTTAGAGATTGCTCAATGCAAACTGATGACCGCTGGGATTAAAGGTGCAGAATTGCCCAATCGCCGTTTGCGGGTTGCCACCAAATATGTCAATGTTGCGCGCGCTTACTTTGCCAGTCAAGGTCAGCAAGTCGATGTTATTAAGCTGTATGGCTCTATGGAGTTGGCACCGCTGGTTGGTCTAGGCGATTTAATCGTCGACGTTGTGGATACCGGCAATACTTTACGGGCCAATGGTCTCGAACCGCTTGAGCATATTTGTGATGTGTCCTCGCGCTTGATCGTCAATCCGGTCAGCTATAAGCGTAAATTTGCGCTGCTTGAGCCGATTTTAGAAAGCTTTAAAACGACGATTGCAGCAAAAGCCTAG
- a CDS encoding alpha/beta hydrolase has protein sequence MDVKPKNTKAILNNKLEQHPAMDSSLFSEALHKVTNTSPRKLLALPSGRWSWAMVVGAGALTASLISQQATALSPLDLVNAISPDGGVGVSKDIAYGGDAAQNLDVYYPKALAKAVRKGSTIEQRYPLVVFVHGGSWENGNKDQYAFVGQSFAQAGYVTAVINYRKAPEFVYPAFVQDSAQAIAWVHQNADKLYANPEKMAVVGQSAGAFNAVAAVSNADFLSPYGMTPSDIKAVVGIAGPYSYDFRTSDTRTVFPKDGDPDNIMPDRLINAGAGKTQPDYLLLTAENDDIVGDQNTIRMAAALRAVKANVQTGEIKKASHATSIGAMATPLRRLNDVREQVLTYLDSKLK, from the coding sequence ATGGACGTCAAACCGAAAAATACTAAAGCCATCCTAAATAATAAATTGGAGCAGCATCCGGCTATGGATAGCTCATTATTTAGTGAGGCCTTGCACAAAGTTACGAACACCTCTCCACGTAAGTTATTGGCATTACCGTCAGGTCGCTGGTCTTGGGCTATGGTGGTAGGGGCCGGAGCGCTAACCGCGTCTTTAATCAGCCAGCAAGCCACCGCCTTATCGCCTCTCGATTTGGTGAACGCCATCAGTCCGGATGGTGGCGTAGGGGTGAGCAAAGATATTGCTTATGGTGGGGATGCTGCGCAAAATCTGGACGTTTATTATCCTAAAGCGCTCGCTAAAGCCGTGCGTAAAGGCAGTACCATCGAGCAGCGCTATCCGCTCGTGGTTTTCGTTCATGGGGGCTCGTGGGAAAACGGCAATAAAGACCAATATGCTTTTGTGGGGCAAAGCTTTGCCCAAGCCGGTTACGTCACCGCAGTTATTAACTATCGTAAAGCGCCAGAATTCGTTTATCCCGCATTTGTACAAGATTCTGCTCAGGCTATCGCTTGGGTACACCAAAACGCGGATAAGCTCTATGCCAATCCCGAAAAGATGGCCGTCGTAGGTCAGTCAGCTGGGGCATTTAATGCTGTAGCAGCAGTATCTAATGCGGACTTTTTATCCCCTTATGGGATGACGCCTAGCGATATCAAAGCCGTGGTAGGCATCGCGGGACCGTATAGCTATGACTTCCGGACTTCAGACACGCGCACGGTATTTCCAAAAGATGGTGATCCGGATAATATTATGCCAGACCGTCTGATTAATGCTGGAGCAGGTAAAACCCAACCGGATTATCTGTTATTGACGGCTGAAAACGATGATATCGTAGGCGATCAAAATACTATTAGAATGGCAGCGGCGTTACGCGCGGTAAAAGCTAATGTGCAAACCGGCGAAATTAAAAAAGCCAGTCATGCCACCAGTATCGGCGCTATGGCGACCCCATTACGCCGCTTAAACGATGTGCGTGAGCAAGTGCTGACTTATCTGGATAGCAAGTTAAAATAA
- the hisD gene encoding histidinol dehydrogenase, translating into MRTLTSTDANFDSQLSELLAFETVNDKDLLTTVDDIIDQVRSTGDAAVLSLTQKFDQHPASSMAELELTQAALAEAFAGLDAEVKEALTTAATRVQDFHQRQVQETWEYKDQLGNRLGQKVTPLDRVGIYVPGGLASYPSSVLMNAIPAKVAGVPEVIMVVPAPKGELNPLVLAAAHLAKVDRVFTIGGAQAVAALAYGTETIPQVDKVTGPGNKYVAAAKRAVFGQVGIDMIAGPSEVLVYAEGEAGDRADWLAMDLLSQAEHDTVAQAIFVTTSQAQLDEVAAKIEKALAELPKADIARAALENRGALILVKDRAEGISVINRVAPEHLELSLDDPDSVINDIRHAGAIFMGRHTPEAIGDYCAGPNHVLPTSGTARFSSPLGVYDFQKKTSLIYCSESGSKPLAQTADILAQREDLEAHARSARYRS; encoded by the coding sequence ATGCGTACCCTAACCAGCACTGATGCCAATTTTGACAGCCAGCTTTCTGAGCTACTCGCATTTGAGACCGTGAATGATAAAGATTTGCTGACGACCGTAGATGATATTATCGACCAAGTTCGCAGCACGGGTGATGCGGCGGTATTAAGCCTGACGCAAAAGTTTGACCAGCATCCTGCCAGCTCGATGGCAGAGCTAGAGCTCACCCAAGCAGCGTTAGCCGAAGCTTTCGCAGGATTGGATGCTGAGGTCAAAGAAGCGCTAACGACTGCGGCGACTCGCGTGCAAGATTTTCATCAGCGTCAGGTGCAAGAAACTTGGGAATATAAAGATCAGCTGGGCAACCGCTTGGGTCAGAAAGTCACACCATTGGACCGAGTGGGTATTTATGTGCCGGGTGGTCTAGCGTCATACCCTTCATCAGTATTGATGAATGCTATCCCAGCGAAAGTGGCCGGGGTGCCAGAAGTGATTATGGTCGTACCAGCGCCGAAAGGGGAGTTAAATCCCTTGGTATTAGCGGCGGCGCATTTAGCGAAAGTCGACCGCGTCTTTACTATTGGTGGCGCGCAAGCCGTTGCTGCATTAGCCTACGGTACTGAAACCATTCCACAAGTCGATAAAGTCACAGGTCCTGGTAATAAATACGTGGCGGCAGCCAAGCGAGCCGTGTTCGGTCAAGTGGGCATCGATATGATTGCCGGCCCCTCTGAAGTTTTAGTTTATGCTGAAGGGGAGGCGGGCGATCGCGCGGATTGGCTGGCGATGGACTTGCTCTCGCAAGCGGAGCACGATACCGTCGCACAGGCTATCTTTGTGACCACCAGTCAAGCTCAACTCGATGAAGTGGCGGCTAAGATTGAGAAAGCTTTGGCAGAGTTACCTAAAGCCGATATCGCTCGTGCTGCCCTAGAGAATCGTGGCGCTCTAATCTTAGTAAAAGACCGCGCTGAAGGCATTAGCGTCATCAACCGGGTAGCCCCTGAGCATTTGGAGTTATCCCTGGATGATCCTGATAGCGTAATTAATGATATCCGTCATGCGGGTGCCATCTTTATGGGCCGTCATACTCCTGAAGCTATCGGCGATTACTGTGCAGGTCCCAACCACGTATTGCCGACATCAGGCACGGCGCGTTTTTCATCGCCATTAGGGGTTTATGACTTTCAAAAGAAAACCTCGCTAATCTATTGCAGCGAATCCGGCAGTAAACCGCTAGCGCAAACTGCTGATATCTTAGCCCAACGCGAAGATTTAGAAGCGCATGCCCGGTCGGCGCGTTATCGCAGTTAA
- the hisC gene encoding histidinol-phosphate transaminase, producing the protein MSEYKIDTRLWSTKAKNLTPYVPGEQPQHDNLCKLNTNENPYPPSPKVAAAISAELAEQATSLRLYPAPESDTLRQTLAEIYGLQTEQVFVGNGSDEVLALVFASFFMKERPLLAPDISYSFYPVYAETFGVELVQIPLRQDFSIDSDDYRQPCSGVIIANPNAPTGLLLSLEVINKLATEHPNAVIVIDEAYIDFARADDGQEVSAVSLINEHDNLLVTQTFSKSRSLAGLRVGMAFGNVSLIEALTRMKNSFNSYPLDKLAQAGATASLQDTEYFAQVCSDVIDLRNTMTAGLQQLGFTVLPSHANFVFARPPAGDAAIIAATLREQGIIVRHFNQPRLNEYLRITVGTAEQNQRLLDALGALAS; encoded by the coding sequence ATGAGTGAGTATAAGATCGACACCAGACTGTGGTCTACTAAGGCTAAAAACCTTACCCCGTACGTCCCAGGTGAGCAGCCACAGCATGATAATCTGTGCAAATTAAACACCAATGAAAACCCGTATCCGCCATCTCCTAAGGTAGCCGCTGCTATCAGTGCTGAATTGGCCGAGCAAGCGACAAGCCTGCGCCTATATCCGGCGCCAGAGTCCGATACGTTGAGACAAACGCTAGCGGAGATTTATGGTCTGCAAACCGAGCAAGTTTTTGTCGGTAATGGCTCAGATGAAGTGTTGGCGCTAGTATTTGCCAGCTTCTTTATGAAAGAGCGTCCGCTATTAGCCCCTGATATCAGCTATAGTTTCTATCCCGTTTATGCCGAAACCTTTGGGGTGGAGTTGGTACAGATTCCCCTGCGTCAAGATTTTAGCATCGATTCTGACGATTACCGCCAACCTTGCAGTGGCGTGATTATTGCCAATCCAAATGCCCCAACAGGCTTGCTGCTCTCGTTAGAAGTCATCAATAAATTGGCGACTGAGCATCCAAACGCAGTCATCGTGATTGATGAAGCTTATATTGATTTTGCCCGTGCGGATGACGGTCAAGAAGTGTCCGCGGTCAGCCTGATTAATGAGCATGATAACCTATTGGTTACGCAGACTTTCTCTAAGTCACGCTCGTTAGCCGGTCTGCGCGTGGGCATGGCCTTCGGTAATGTCTCTTTAATCGAAGCGTTGACGCGAATGAAAAACAGCTTTAACAGCTATCCGTTAGACAAGCTGGCGCAAGCCGGGGCTACCGCTAGCTTGCAAGATACTGAATATTTTGCGCAGGTTTGCAGCGATGTCATCGACTTACGCAATACTATGACGGCAGGACTGCAACAGTTGGGCTTTACGGTTTTACCTTCGCATGCCAACTTTGTCTTTGCGCGTCCGCCAGCAGGTGATGCTGCTATCATTGCCGCTACTTTACGTGAGCAAGGGATTATCGTACGGCACTTTAACCAACCGCGCCTCAATGAGTACCTGCGTATTACGGTGGGGACGGCTGAGCAAAACCAACGTTTGCTTGATGCCCTTGGCGCATTGGCGAGCTAA
- a CDS encoding anthranilate synthase component I family protein → MQADVPTVVPAAALTTELPLSWRLGGLAAHELLPHLLASLTGEANSRHQPPQACWLNNDGNPVIGILPKVAWQVYPTGLTRADANPEATNKAQEFNDREQANKDVAITVARTTRATEGLLDPFSLGNNHCYDTTYREWIEELIVYSQRYEQSQVADSKAVSNATKPANGNQYQHGLIGFIGYDIAAGQLSPQQGIRLAEQPSTYLGHYDIYLKPCADGWQLTIDPTAQDLLSSAYCDMLITKLTQLDQQLAIYAAAIPPLPPLLLTSSWDYGQYKTAFAKTQNYLYEGDSYQINLTQPWQGQLTPITQIDGERKPAKLLNYLPALHNNTGAPFAGYIGLADFELLSCSPELFLVFASSADGSNQIRTKPIKGTRPRGHNASSDQALRDELAASDKDRAENVMIVDLLRNDLGKYAQTGSVKVPKLFAIESFSNVHHLVSTITATIKEDVSTLSVLFGSLPAGSITGTPKKRAVEIIAELEVAPRGAYCGTLGYMNFDGSGQWNVLIRTLQANRDGQVSLWAGGGITVGSDCAAEYQECVDKVGNLLGVLAKSEDKRLL, encoded by the coding sequence ATGCAAGCAGATGTGCCTACAGTAGTGCCAGCAGCGGCTTTAACCACAGAGCTTCCTCTAAGTTGGCGCTTGGGGGGCTTAGCCGCGCACGAGTTATTACCGCATTTGTTAGCGTCATTGACTGGGGAGGCTAATAGTCGTCACCAGCCGCCGCAAGCTTGTTGGTTAAATAACGATGGCAATCCGGTGATTGGCATCCTACCTAAAGTCGCTTGGCAGGTTTACCCTACTGGCTTAACTAGAGCTGATGCCAACCCAGAGGCGACTAATAAAGCACAAGAATTTAATGATAGAGAGCAAGCCAATAAAGACGTGGCCATTACTGTGGCCAGAACCACCCGGGCTACGGAAGGTCTTTTAGACCCGTTCTCACTAGGTAATAACCATTGCTATGACACCACTTATCGTGAATGGATAGAGGAATTAATCGTCTATTCGCAACGTTATGAGCAAAGTCAGGTTGCGGACAGTAAGGCGGTGTCTAACGCCACTAAACCGGCTAATGGCAACCAATATCAGCATGGTCTGATAGGCTTTATTGGCTATGATATTGCTGCCGGGCAGTTGAGTCCGCAGCAAGGGATACGATTGGCCGAGCAACCGAGTACCTATCTCGGCCATTACGATATTTATCTTAAACCTTGCGCAGACGGTTGGCAGCTAACGATAGACCCTACGGCACAAGACCTTCTGTCCTCGGCTTATTGCGACATGTTAATCACTAAGTTGACCCAACTGGATCAGCAATTAGCAATCTATGCTGCTGCAATACCCCCCCTACCCCCGTTGCTACTGACTTCCTCTTGGGACTATGGACAATATAAAACCGCTTTTGCTAAGACCCAAAATTATCTGTATGAAGGTGATAGCTATCAGATTAACTTAACCCAGCCTTGGCAAGGGCAGCTGACTCCTATCACGCAGATTGATGGTGAAAGAAAACCGGCGAAGCTGTTAAATTATCTACCTGCCCTCCATAACAATACGGGCGCCCCTTTTGCCGGTTATATCGGCTTGGCTGATTTTGAGCTATTAAGCTGCTCACCCGAGCTGTTTTTGGTGTTTGCAAGCAGTGCAGATGGTAGCAACCAGATCCGTACTAAACCTATCAAAGGCACACGACCACGTGGCCATAATGCTAGCAGCGACCAAGCCCTACGCGATGAGTTGGCCGCTAGCGATAAAGACCGTGCAGAGAACGTGATGATCGTCGATTTGCTGCGCAATGATTTGGGCAAATATGCGCAAACCGGCAGTGTCAAAGTACCGAAACTTTTTGCTATTGAAAGCTTTAGCAATGTTCATCATTTGGTCAGTACCATTACCGCCACGATTAAAGAAGATGTCTCCACCTTAAGCGTTTTATTTGGCAGTTTGCCGGCAGGGTCTATAACCGGTACACCGAAAAAACGGGCGGTAGAAATCATTGCTGAGTTAGAAGTGGCACCACGTGGCGCTTACTGCGGGACACTAGGCTATATGAACTTTGATGGTTCAGGGCAATGGAACGTGTTGATTCGCACCTTACAGGCCAATCGAGATGGTCAGGTCAGCTTATGGGCAGGCGGCGGTATTACGGTCGGCTCGGACTGCGCGGCGGAGTATCAGGAATGTGTGGATAAAGTGGGTAACTTATTGGGCGTATTGGCCAAGTCAGAAGATAAGCGTTTGCTATAG
- a CDS encoding BolA family protein, with product MSMNADDLIAFLQPHFPDAFIQAANQGNKFDVRVVDASFEGKRSVQRQQAIYGLVNEKIANGDIHALNIQALTPAEWDAQQAGQ from the coding sequence ATGAGCATGAATGCTGACGACTTAATCGCCTTTTTACAGCCGCATTTTCCCGACGCTTTTATTCAAGCTGCCAACCAAGGTAACAAATTTGACGTGCGCGTCGTAGATGCTAGCTTTGAAGGCAAACGTAGCGTGCAGCGTCAGCAAGCGATCTATGGTTTAGTCAATGAAAAGATTGCTAATGGCGATATCCATGCCTTAAATATTCAAGCGCTAACACCGGCAGAGTGGGATGCGCAGCAAGCGGGTCAATAA
- a CDS encoding YraN family protein, which produces MVTTPLKLTSPKQRQGSCYERLALEYLQQQGLVLIVQNWLIAKVGELDLVMLEQGKAWDTLVFIEVRQRKPGAFGDALTSVTASKQRKIIKTAKFFLRQHSDYKDCECRFDVVAFTDEASAPEWLVGAFIAKAWP; this is translated from the coding sequence ATGGTAACCACGCCGCTTAAGCTCACTTCTCCCAAACAGCGCCAAGGCAGCTGTTATGAGCGCTTGGCTTTAGAGTATTTGCAGCAGCAAGGATTGGTTCTGATTGTGCAGAATTGGTTGATAGCCAAAGTCGGCGAATTGGATTTGGTCATGCTAGAGCAGGGCAAGGCTTGGGATACGCTGGTCTTTATAGAAGTACGGCAACGTAAACCAGGAGCCTTTGGCGATGCACTCACTAGTGTGACTGCGAGCAAACAACGTAAGATTATTAAGACTGCGAAGTTCTTTTTACGCCAGCACTCTGATTATAAAGACTGCGAATGTCGCTTTGATGTGGTGGCTTTTACTGATGAGGCGAGTGCGCCTGAGTGGTTGGTAGGGGCTTTTATTGCTAAAGCTTGGCCTTAA
- a CDS encoding BON domain-containing protein, translating into MLPQRKSLSEANRLYHQAYKQSRQQSASTRWAALMSTNPTRVTGKWPMTVLGVVLGTFLLSSCASLAPVGNTPEAASKMPAYPSNYGVAVTERTISQRLLDRSIAHTASVNIKALDPALANDSRISIDSFYSEVLLSGEVPTEALKTQIAAIVRSMPDVRQVYDEMTVGPNRGYSSTVQDGYITSKVMAKVLANKEVKTSQVKVVTNNGVVFIMGRMTPTQQSHVIDIANQTVGITELVLLTTLVNDNGEVLTEQDVMQEQNLEAPTVNGLETVSPASTSNRRSVPINQATDATNATPNPSIQPAPNQGSDSSNGSGYIDLYQDQIAN; encoded by the coding sequence ATGCTACCACAAAGAAAATCGCTATCAGAAGCCAACCGCTTATACCATCAGGCGTACAAGCAGTCACGTCAGCAGTCTGCGTCAACACGTTGGGCTGCCCTCATGAGCACTAACCCTACTAGGGTGACCGGCAAATGGCCTATGACCGTATTGGGAGTAGTGCTAGGGACATTTTTGCTAAGCAGCTGTGCTTCTTTGGCCCCAGTAGGCAATACCCCAGAAGCCGCCTCCAAAATGCCTGCTTACCCCTCCAACTATGGGGTAGCGGTGACCGAGCGAACGATATCACAGCGGTTATTAGACCGTAGTATTGCGCATACGGCGAGTGTGAATATTAAAGCTTTAGACCCAGCCTTAGCCAATGATAGCCGTATTAGCATCGATAGTTTTTATAGCGAAGTCCTATTATCGGGAGAGGTGCCCACGGAAGCGCTGAAAACGCAGATTGCTGCTATTGTGCGCTCTATGCCGGACGTGCGCCAAGTCTATGATGAGATGACGGTAGGCCCAAATCGCGGCTATAGCTCGACGGTACAGGATGGTTATATCACCTCTAAAGTGATGGCAAAAGTATTGGCAAATAAAGAGGTGAAGACCTCACAGGTGAAAGTAGTAACCAATAATGGCGTGGTCTTTATTATGGGCCGTATGACCCCTACGCAGCAAAGCCATGTGATTGATATTGCTAACCAAACGGTCGGTATTACTGAGCTGGTGTTACTGACGACTTTAGTCAATGACAATGGGGAAGTGCTGACTGAGCAAGACGTGATGCAAGAGCAGAATCTTGAGGCGCCTACCGTAAATGGGTTAGAAACCGTAAGTCCAGCCAGTACCTCTAACCGCCGTTCGGTTCCTATTAATCAAGCGACTGATGCTACTAATGCTACCCCTAATCCTAGTATCCAGCCTGCACCCAACCAAGGTTCTGACAGTTCAAATGGTAGTGGTTATATCGACTTATACCAAGATCAGATAGCCAATTAA